The following proteins are encoded in a genomic region of Pelodictyon phaeoclathratiforme BU-1:
- the adk gene encoding adenylate kinase encodes MRIILLGAPGVGKGTQSNYISKTFGIPQISTGDMLRSAVKAGTPLGVAAKKVMDSGQLVSDEIIIALVKERLTKSDCSNGCLFDGFPRTLTQAEALRKDGIHIDYIVEIDVEDKEIIERMSGRRVHLASGRTYHVSFNPPKTVDIDDETGEPLTQREDDREETVKKRLEIYHAQTEPLIAYYLDLSHNGDLDAPTYFKIEGKGKVEDIRDRILEALMV; translated from the coding sequence ATGAGAATTATTCTACTGGGAGCACCAGGGGTCGGCAAAGGAACGCAGTCAAACTATATTTCAAAAACCTTCGGCATACCTCAGATATCGACTGGCGACATGTTGCGTTCAGCGGTAAAAGCTGGAACGCCTCTTGGTGTCGCTGCAAAAAAAGTAATGGACAGTGGTCAACTCGTCTCAGATGAAATTATTATTGCTCTCGTCAAAGAGCGCCTGACAAAGAGTGACTGTTCCAATGGATGCCTTTTCGATGGGTTTCCGCGCACACTTACCCAGGCTGAAGCGTTGAGAAAAGATGGTATCCACATCGACTATATTGTTGAAATCGATGTTGAGGATAAAGAGATTATCGAGCGAATGAGTGGTCGTCGTGTACACCTTGCTTCCGGAAGAACCTACCATGTGAGCTTCAATCCACCAAAAACAGTGGATATTGACGATGAAACCGGAGAACCCCTGACCCAAAGAGAGGACGATCGGGAAGAGACCGTAAAAAAACGGCTTGAAATCTATCACGCTCAAACCGAACCGCTGATCGCTTACTACCTTGATTTGTCACACAACGGTGATCTTGACGCTCCCACCTACTTCAAAATTGAAGGGAAAGGAAAGGTAGAGGATATCCGCGACAGGATTCTTGAGGCGCTTATGGTCTGA
- a CDS encoding sodium:proton antiporter, whose protein sequence is MMYIGNAPNFMGKNIAAQADVECPDFLA, encoded by the coding sequence ATGATGTATATCGGTAATGCACCAAACTTCATGGGTAAAAATATTGCAGCTCAGGCAGATGTAGAGTGTCCTGATTTTCTGGCGTAA
- a CDS encoding chloride channel protein, giving the protein MKLSPRMKGSLSRKVLAFFYSIFRRSRYFKGTSQQFFRLTLDSFLVQLNLTQDIPFLFVAVGVGLMTGYVAVIFHDAIMTISAISFTALRSFDKAPFIDKYWIFFLPFIPAAGGLFVGLYNAFIVKARPGHGLASVIKAVAQNDGVINRKLWIHKSITSVLSIGTGGGGGREAPIVQVGAAIGSTVAQMLRFSPNKTRTLLGCGAAAGLAAVFNAPIGGVMFAIEVLLGDFSVKTFSPIVIAAVIGTVLSRSFLGNSPTFQVHEYSLVSNTELLFYCLLGILAGLSAVMFIKIYYAIEEWFGRIEKRWKIPIWAMPAIGGLMSGLICMWLPGLYGFSYEAINHAVNGHESWSNMIGIYFLKPVVAGFSIGSGGSGGMFAPAMKMGAMLGGMFGTLVHMLFPAITATSGAYALVGMGALTAGVMRAPLTVILILFEITGQYEIVLPIMFAAVTSSLIARLAYRHTMESYVLEKEGVRVGFGIALSVAEHISISEVMKTDYVQFRDSESATNMIDVFFNTPESTFLVTNEHSLFSGIISLNEMRILLKEDFLVGLIAEDIVKKDVPVLYESSKLDEALKLFEISDYDLLPVLDSGEGKLLGVVRQEEAFAYYRKQVNLYGSDQYESHKS; this is encoded by the coding sequence ATGAAACTGTCACCTCGCATGAAAGGGAGTCTCAGCAGAAAGGTATTAGCTTTTTTCTACAGTATTTTCAGGCGAAGCCGATATTTCAAGGGTACTTCACAGCAGTTTTTTCGCCTTACCCTCGATTCTTTTCTTGTTCAGCTTAATCTGACCCAGGATATTCCGTTCCTTTTTGTTGCTGTAGGCGTTGGTCTTATGACCGGATATGTTGCCGTCATTTTTCACGATGCCATCATGACGATCAGCGCCATCAGTTTTACCGCTCTTCGATCTTTTGACAAAGCTCCATTTATCGACAAATACTGGATCTTCTTTCTTCCCTTCATACCAGCAGCAGGGGGGCTATTTGTCGGCCTCTACAATGCATTTATTGTAAAAGCACGGCCCGGACATGGTCTTGCTTCAGTGATCAAGGCTGTTGCCCAGAATGATGGTGTTATTAACCGGAAATTGTGGATTCATAAAAGCATAACCTCTGTTTTGAGCATCGGTACGGGAGGTGGCGGTGGACGTGAAGCTCCGATTGTTCAGGTTGGTGCAGCAATCGGTTCTACGGTAGCTCAGATGCTTCGCTTTTCGCCGAACAAAACCCGTACGCTTCTCGGCTGTGGAGCAGCAGCCGGTCTTGCGGCCGTTTTCAATGCTCCGATTGGTGGCGTCATGTTTGCTATCGAGGTACTACTTGGAGATTTCAGTGTCAAAACATTCAGTCCCATTGTTATCGCAGCAGTTATCGGAACTGTCCTTTCAAGAAGCTTTCTCGGGAACTCTCCGACTTTTCAGGTTCATGAATACTCCCTTGTATCAAATACGGAACTCCTTTTTTATTGTTTACTTGGCATTCTTGCAGGGCTCTCGGCTGTTATGTTCATCAAGATTTACTATGCAATTGAGGAGTGGTTTGGCAGAATCGAAAAACGATGGAAGATCCCCATATGGGCCATGCCGGCTATTGGTGGCCTCATGAGTGGACTGATCTGCATGTGGCTTCCCGGACTCTATGGATTTTCTTATGAGGCCATTAATCATGCTGTCAATGGTCATGAAAGCTGGAGCAACATGATCGGTATCTATTTTCTCAAACCGGTTGTTGCCGGTTTCAGTATTGGTTCCGGAGGCTCGGGAGGGATGTTTGCACCAGCCATGAAAATGGGGGCCATGCTCGGAGGGATGTTTGGTACGCTTGTGCATATGTTGTTTCCCGCAATAACGGCAACCTCAGGAGCCTATGCTCTTGTCGGTATGGGGGCGTTGACGGCAGGAGTCATGAGAGCCCCGTTGACCGTCATCCTTATTCTCTTTGAAATAACAGGCCAGTACGAGATTGTGCTACCGATCATGTTTGCTGCCGTAACCTCCTCTCTTATTGCACGGCTTGCCTACCGCCATACCATGGAAAGCTATGTCCTTGAAAAGGAGGGAGTCAGGGTCGGCTTCGGCATTGCCTTGTCGGTTGCCGAGCATATCAGCATTTCCGAAGTCATGAAAACAGACTACGTACAATTCAGAGATTCAGAGAGTGCGACAAACATGATTGATGTATTCTTCAATACACCTGAGTCAACTTTTCTTGTCACCAATGAGCACAGCTTGTTTTCAGGTATTATCAGTCTCAATGAGATGAGAATTCTTCTCAAGGAAGATTTTCTTGTGGGATTGATTGCCGAAGATATTGTAAAAAAAGATGTTCCAGTGCTCTATGAAAGCTCAAAGCTTGATGAGGCGCTCAAGCTTTTTGAGATCTCCGATTATGACCTGTTGCCGGTTCTTGATTCTGGTGAGGGAAAGCTGCTTGGAGTGGTTCGTCAGGAAGAGGCTTTTGCGTATTATCGCAAACAGGTCAATCTCTATGGGTCTGATCAGTATGAGAGTCATAAAAGCTGA
- the priA gene encoding replication restart helicase PriA, translating into MQVLTGADKLFQGEPFVATVSDSLKQDILPGCMVLLSAKKGNGRVAIGYILALMPFESEEVPTIEILDVLHGGRPVLNPALMQLTEWMADYYLTRRIDTLMAALPAAVRTTVHDVVEIKHFTLNAEAPKVINTALRRAIMQLMIREKRLTVHQLQQRIGRKQLYRTLSELERGGHLQLTKRFSSTKAKQKSCYRLSLSLPENAEESLKNSPKQLEAIKILASFGNTFAFAETIGSSRETLNALVKKGFVEKSQMAVTSHFTTGFSETPQSTKTPTASQQKALEQLTHAVTQEEYKTFLLHGVTGSGKTLIYIELLKKVLAAGKTAIVLVPEIALTPQTAGRFREHFHDDITILHSAMSNQEKYDAWHSLRLGKTKIALGARSTIFAPLENLGAIIVDEEHDSAYKQDRNPRYHARDTAIMRAMFSKAICVLGSATPSFESYNNAVKGKYTLINLPERVDGATMPAITLVWMKGSPKASASISELLYSQIALRLEKNEQVILLQNRRGFAGSIFCLACGHIPLCPFCNIPLVYHATPKQLRCHYCGHAIHFTESCMKCSSSNLFYKSSGTERIEEELQTLFPEEKILRMDVDTTSAKGSHGRILKEFHDRKARILLGTQMVAKGLDFPAVTLVGVLMADIGLNIPDFRASERTFSLLTQVAGRAGRSSLPGEVYFQVYNMENDVFTALLQKERSYEKFFLQESALRKELHYPPASRLIKFECSAEEENQAEAAALYCKKSLELQLPAEKGRVLGPAPAGIAKIRGRYRYHILVKLFDGKLSPPFIKQMSDDIIARFRSSGVLFSIDVDPQNLM; encoded by the coding sequence ATGCAAGTACTGACAGGCGCAGACAAATTATTCCAGGGAGAACCTTTTGTTGCTACCGTTTCCGATTCTCTGAAACAGGACATCCTGCCCGGATGTATGGTTCTGCTTTCAGCAAAAAAGGGAAACGGACGAGTTGCGATCGGCTACATTCTGGCTCTCATGCCCTTCGAAAGTGAAGAGGTGCCCACCATTGAGATCCTGGACGTACTCCATGGCGGACGTCCAGTCCTGAACCCGGCTCTGATGCAACTTACCGAATGGATGGCCGATTATTATCTCACAAGAAGAATCGACACCCTGATGGCCGCCCTGCCCGCAGCAGTCCGTACAACGGTTCATGATGTCGTTGAAATCAAACATTTTACGCTTAATGCCGAAGCGCCAAAAGTCATCAATACGGCACTTCGGCGTGCCATCATGCAATTGATGATTCGGGAAAAACGACTTACTGTTCATCAACTGCAGCAGCGCATCGGCAGGAAACAACTTTATCGCACCCTTTCAGAACTTGAGCGGGGCGGGCACCTGCAGCTCACAAAAAGGTTTTCATCCACAAAAGCCAAACAAAAGAGCTGTTATCGGCTGAGTCTATCCTTACCGGAAAACGCAGAAGAGAGCCTGAAAAACTCCCCGAAACAGCTTGAAGCCATCAAAATTCTGGCCTCTTTCGGCAACACCTTTGCTTTTGCAGAAACCATTGGCAGCTCAAGGGAGACGCTCAATGCCCTTGTAAAAAAAGGGTTTGTTGAAAAATCACAAATGGCTGTCACAAGCCACTTCACGACAGGCTTTTCGGAAACTCCACAATCCACAAAAACACCAACGGCTTCACAGCAAAAAGCTCTTGAGCAACTGACTCATGCTGTTACCCAGGAGGAATACAAGACCTTCCTGCTTCACGGAGTGACCGGAAGCGGAAAAACCCTGATCTATATCGAACTGCTGAAAAAAGTTCTTGCAGCAGGAAAAACGGCTATTGTGCTGGTACCTGAAATAGCCCTGACCCCCCAGACTGCAGGCCGATTTCGTGAACATTTTCATGATGACATCACCATTCTGCACAGCGCCATGAGCAACCAGGAAAAATATGATGCCTGGCATAGTCTTCGCCTCGGAAAAACAAAAATTGCCCTTGGCGCCCGCTCAACCATCTTCGCTCCACTTGAAAACCTCGGAGCAATCATTGTTGACGAAGAGCATGACAGCGCATACAAGCAGGATCGTAATCCCCGCTACCATGCTCGCGATACAGCAATCATGAGGGCAATGTTCAGCAAGGCGATCTGCGTACTCGGATCAGCGACACCCTCGTTCGAATCCTATAACAACGCAGTCAAGGGCAAGTACACCCTTATCAATCTCCCGGAACGAGTTGATGGAGCAACCATGCCCGCCATCACGCTTGTCTGGATGAAAGGCAGTCCCAAAGCTTCAGCATCCATTTCAGAACTCCTTTACAGTCAGATTGCACTTCGTCTTGAAAAAAATGAACAGGTCATTCTTCTGCAAAACAGAAGAGGATTTGCCGGCAGCATCTTCTGTCTTGCCTGTGGTCATATCCCTCTTTGCCCCTTCTGCAATATCCCACTGGTCTACCATGCGACCCCGAAACAGCTTCGCTGCCACTATTGCGGTCACGCCATTCACTTCACGGAATCGTGCATGAAGTGTTCATCGTCTAATCTGTTTTATAAAAGCAGTGGCACCGAACGCATTGAAGAAGAGCTGCAAACCCTCTTCCCTGAAGAAAAAATTCTCCGCATGGATGTCGACACCACCTCCGCAAAAGGCTCTCATGGCAGAATTCTTAAAGAATTTCACGACCGCAAAGCCCGTATTCTGCTGGGTACGCAAATGGTTGCAAAAGGGCTTGATTTTCCGGCAGTCACTCTTGTCGGGGTTCTGATGGCTGATATCGGACTGAATATTCCGGACTTTCGGGCTTCAGAGAGGACATTTTCCCTGCTCACCCAGGTGGCCGGACGTGCAGGACGCTCTTCCCTGCCGGGTGAAGTCTATTTCCAGGTTTATAACATGGAAAACGATGTTTTTACCGCTCTTTTGCAGAAAGAGAGGAGCTATGAAAAGTTTTTTCTGCAGGAAAGCGCTCTAAGAAAGGAGCTTCACTACCCTCCTGCATCCCGACTCATAAAATTCGAATGCAGTGCAGAAGAAGAAAATCAGGCTGAAGCGGCGGCGCTCTATTGCAAAAAAAGTCTTGAATTGCAACTACCAGCAGAAAAAGGTAGGGTTCTTGGGCCGGCACCTGCCGGTATTGCAAAAATAAGAGGCCGGTATCGCTACCATATCCTCGTCAAACTCTTCGACGGCAAACTCTCACCACCATTCATCAAGCAGATGAGCGACGACATCATCGCCCGCTTCCGCTCCTCAGGAGTGCTGTTCAGTATTGATGTCGATCCCCAGAATCTCATGTAG